The window ATCTACCAAAAACACAACAAGGTCCGTAGCATCCTTTTTCCTTACCCGTCTTCTGAGATGAGGAAAAGAAGGCCTTTTATCCCCCTCAGAAATAGCAGCTATAAAAGAAGAAAAAAAACTGACATCAGATATTTTCTCTCCACTAGAAAAAGGTCGTACGGATACAGCACGTCCCCTTGTACCCGTAGTTTTTTTCTCCGAGCGCAGCAATCTGCCTTTTAAAACCCCATCGCCAGCTATATCTACATCCACATCTATATTTATTATTTTTTCGACTTGTTCAGGATTTTTTTTTTAAGAAAATCAAAGACAATACTGCCTGCAGCAGCAGCACCAGGAACCATCATGTCATCGGACATCTCAACAAGCTCAGTATGCTTTTTTTCTTTAGCTTCTGAGTCAGAATCTCCAGAAATAACAGAAGAGATTCTCCTTAAGACCTTATCGGGAGAGTCAAAAAGCCCTCCTTCAATTCTATGAAAAAGAACCCATGGAGCAACAATATGAAGTAAAGAAACACTAGCAACATTATGCTCAAGAAATGCGGCAAGTGCCCTTGCTGCCATAACCATGATTATCTCGGCTCTATGACCTGATACAGATGCAGCATCTGCAAGCCTTACAGCCTCGTCCAACAAGTCATCCGATAAAATAACAGAATTCAGCCTCTGTCGCGCAGAAAGAATTTGCTGACGCAGAATATAGTCCTCTTGCTTGTACTGATTGAAAAAACTCTCCTTATCGGATTCAAAGGCAAGTCTTCTTTTTATAATCTCCCTTCTTTTCCACTCATTCTGCACAGAAAAAACAGGAACACATAAACCAAAGCGGTCAAGAAACTGAGGTCTAAGCTCTCCTTCCTCGGGATTCATGGAACCAACAAGCAAGAAACGATTTTCCTGAGAATGGGAAACCCCTTCTCTCTCCACTCTCAATACACCTGTTGCAGAAACATCCAGAAGGATATCCACAAGATGACTCTCCAATAGATTGACCTCATCCACATACAAAACACCATCTTTTGCATTGGCAATCAAGCCAGGCTCATAAACGATTTCTCCACCGGAAAGTGCCCGCTCTATATTTATAGAACCTGTGAGTCTATCCTCGGTAGCATTGAGAGGAAGCTCAATCAGAGGAATATCATGCATAACAGAAGATACAGCTCTCACCAGAGAAGTTTTTGCAGTACCTTTTTGACCGGTCAGAAGCACTCCG is drawn from Spirochaetia bacterium 38H-sp and contains these coding sequences:
- a CDS encoding AAA family ATPase, with amino-acid sequence MSDFVFPFSAIVDQEDARTALILGLIDNRIGGVLLTGQKGTAKTSLVRAVSSVMHDIPLIELPLNATEDRLTGSINIERALSGGEIVYEPGLIANAKDGVLYVDEVNLLESHLVDILLDVSATGVLRVEREGVSHSQENRFLLVGSMNPEEGELRPQFLDRFGLCVPVFSVQNEWKRREIIKRRLAFESDKESFFNQYKQEDYILRQQILSARQRLNSVILSDDLLDEAVRLADAASVSGHRAEIIMVMAARALAAFLEHNVASVSLLHIVAPWVLFHRIEGGLFDSPDKVLRRISSVISGDSDSEAKEKKHTELVEMSDDMMVPGAAAAGSIVFDFLKKKILNKSKK